A single window of Lutzomyia longipalpis isolate SR_M1_2022 chromosome 1, ASM2433408v1 DNA harbors:
- the LOC129797848 gene encoding dedicator of cytokinesis protein 1 isoform X5, giving the protein MTVWNSVDGKVLYGIAKNSFSQDKPHRLNLDVGDAVIILKESSNWYYGYNKKNRGNRGIFPKSYIELMECVRSKNDYVIKRSEIVDEITTVLVEWGDLFKKFYLTNNSNFLPIRQKMLELIRLRSQILSGNLPVDEMKDVKLMATSEIDVGNSLLGLDMVVRNESGSVIDINTTSTTQLYELHTNAVERIKMASTAFNKNRVSKNMNKHSHNLLLRVHAFVCKFQEDSDLLLTLYDADEQKSITENYVVKWGRQGLARDIDQFDNNRVLFTDLSTQDLNRNKVYLICYAIRIGGMDVKEPDPKRVSMASVVLQGATGKKNSQNNLNSAGADLMRRPFGVAAIDLTPIIKKPEDFKNNLDLPFILCEKENLDTTLKKLINNKDVGKIDSKLAVSVEILHGDTKQIREEYPHLVHGNVPIARKMGFPEVIFPGDVRNDLYLTLVNGEFSKGVKSGDKNIEVTVCVCNEKGVVVSDVITLGAGNGMSSEYKSVIYYHEDKPKWNETFKVQVPIEEFKQCHLRFTFKHRSSNETKDRAEKPFALSYVKLMQSNGTTLQHMCHKLLVYKIDQKKYDKDSPLNYLSLPSKFTDLEPNTKPSTVGLSLSAKDFFVIETNLCSTKLTQDVSLLGLLNWSSNLDALESSLNAIMGVKPEEVVKFLQDILDALFCILVQNSDPAKYDDLVFRCLLRLIEIVSEIKYQHFQSVLDLYINESFSATLAYDKLINVLQTHIKNAINSTPAVVQPEVCTQAETEIEGLLYKITKNLQYIMKFIIRSRILFAEMNDNKDRIFFEQSLDDLLTSFKNLIACPNNLLRSQGATLKYLHVIVSDLMQVYSPIRLSQFIVDIIMNIPPGRLTQSKMMCIKDMIDSKLFKLPECRSIILPVFCQQIKEKLESKEEGDVMSELWQQQKNLTKAAKVLGELKSNLHTRESTAKTKIAECVNIMNNILGLLFRKDIGSTVHDIRDIMFILLRTVIQSSIQMDRDNPLVGNLVAIMLGIFRSMRQEHYTWYVNHFATKYDLMDFLTEILHVFKDLVSYPVFPSDWMDMIMHQNIVILESLKHFTNIILEKFFVPFEKQVWSNFFHCSIAFLIQPSLQLDQFTENKTSTILLRYRDIRKETAIEIRKMWFSLGENKIQFVPQLVGPLLEMSLIPEPELRQATIPIFFDMMQAEYCSSRYISESYGDTRRNNSHYKGNFNDFENEMIEKLDILVEGGRGDNEYKDMFYSIMMENCCNHNTLSGDGKKFVMIATKLMERLLEYRCIIHDESKENRMACTVSLLQFYSGVNRKEMYIRYVNKLCDLHMEFDNYTEAAFTLKLHSNLLMWNDTALSSLLRSQRHPMCQTHRQLKEALYHEIIDYFDQGKMWETALTMCKELAEQYENKVYDYMSLSSIHRKMADFFEKILKEMRHESEYFRVAFYGLKFPEFLRNKVFIYRGKEYERLSDFCTRILTQHPAAELMQTLTTPGMDITHSDGQFIQVNSVEPIMAEENERYEEKIVAQQILKYYQTNNVQKFKFSRPYRDGKSTAGDSVANLWLERTIMKTTDSLPGILRWFPVESTETFKISPIEHAIETMEATNKFIRNLVIAHRDDETLPINPLSMKINGIVDPAVMGGFRKYEEAFLTDEYLEQNPSNVHFVVKLKELIAQQIPILEIALQVHRAKAPRSLIPFHERLEKCFFEMQAKVEIKYGKRTCDLKFDREFVTMRRGMSAQMSLDSNRLSETSMGSNDGLSKSMQPNRSQTSSIKSTFANFNFNAANLTRLIGNHST; this is encoded by the exons CCAAAAACAGCTTTAGTCAGGATAAGCCACATAGACTGAATTTGGATGTTGGTGATGCTGTGATAATCCTGAAGGAGAGCTCCAATTGGTACTATGGATACAACAAAAA AAATCGTGGGAATAGAGGTATATTCCCAAAATCGTACATTGAATTAATGGAGTGTGTGCGGTCTAAAAATGACTATGTAATCAAGAGATCTGAAATTGTTGATGAGATCACGACAGTTCTTGTGGAGTGGGGAGATctattcaaaaagttttatttg ACAAACAACTCAAACTTCTTGCCAATTCGGCAAAAAATGTTGGAACTGATAAGACTCCGATCGCAAATATTATCGGGTAATTTGCCAGTGGACGAGATGAAGGATGTTAAATTAATGGCAACGTCGGAGATTGATGTGGGAAATAGTCTATTGGGTTTGGACATGGTGGTTAGGAATGAAAGTGGAAGTGTTATTGATATAAATACAACATCAACAACACAACTCTATGAGCTACACACAAATGCCGTGGAACGCATAAAGATGGCATCG acGGCTTTCAACAAGAACCGCGTGTCAAAGAATATGAACAAACACTCACATAATCTCTTGCTGCGAGTCCATGCATTTGTATGCAAGTTCCAAGAAGATTCAGATCTCCTTCTGACACTCTATGATGCCGATGAGCAAAAGTCCATAACGGAGAATTATGTGGTAAAATGGGGCAGACAGGGCTTGGCGAGAGATATCGATCAATTCGATAATAATCGTGTGCTCTTCACGGACCTGAGTACGCAGGATTTAAACAGGAATAAGGTGTACTTGATATGCTATGCCATTCGCATTGGAGGGATGGACGTTAAAGAACCCGATCCGAAGCGTGTCAGCATGGCCAGTGTTGTTCTGCAG gGTGCAACAGGAAAGAAGAATAgtcagaataatttaaattctgcCGGTGCTGATTTGATGCGGCGTCCTTTTGGGGTGGCAGCCATTGATTTAACACCCATCATTAAGAAGCCTGAGGACTTTAAGAATAATCTGGATCTCCCATTTATCCTTTGTGAAAAGGAGAACCTCGATACGACGCTAAAGAAGCTAATCAACAACAAagatgtggggaaaattgattcaaaGCTGGCAGTGAGTGTTGAAATCCTCCATGGGGATACAAAGCAAATTCGTGAGGAGTATCCGCATTTGGTGCACGGAAATGTTCCAATAGCACGAAAAATGGGTTTTCCAGAGGTCATTTTCCCGGGGGATGTACGCAATGATTTGTACTTGACCCTTGTGAATGGGGAGTTTTCCAAGGGTGTCAAAAGTGGCGATAAGAATATCGAGGTTACGGTGTGCGTGTGCAATGAAAAGGGTGTTGTTGTGTCGGACGTGATAACACTGGGTGCGGGCAATGGGATGAGTAGTGAATACAAATCTGTTATATACTACCATGAGGACAAGCCCAAATGGAATGAGACATTTAAAGTGCAAGTGCCTATTGAGGAATTCAAGCAGTGCCACTTGAGATTCACATTCAAACATCGAAGTTCCAATGAAACGAAAGATCGAGCAGAGAAACCATTTGCACTGTCGTACGTGAAGTTAATGCAGAGCAATGGGACAACTCTTCAGCACATGTGCCACAAGCTACTTGTCTATAAGATTGATCAGAAAAAGTATGATAAGGATTCTCCGTTGAACTATCTGTCGTTGCCATCGAAATTTACCGATTTGGAACCAAATACAAAACCCTCAACGGTGGGATTGAGCCTATCGGCAAAGGACTTTTTTGTCATTGAGACAAATCTGTGCAGCACAAAGCTCACTCAGGatg tTTCCCTTCTTGGACTGCTCAACTGGTCGTCTAATCTGGACGCCTTGGAGAGTTCCCTAAATGCCATAATGGGTGTAAAACCCGAAGAGGTTGTGAAATTTCTTCAAGACATTCTGGATGCTCTCTTCTGTATTTTG gtGCAGAATTCAGATCCAGCCAAATATGATGATTTAGTGTTTAGATGCTTGTTGCGTCTCATTGAGATTGTTTCGGAGATTAAGTATCAACATTTCCAGTCTGTTCTTGATTTATACATCAATGAAAGTTTCTCCGCAACATTGGCATATGA TAAATTAATCAATGTGCTGCAGACacacataaaaaatgcaataaatagcACACCGGCCGTTGTCCAGCCAGAAGTTTGCACGCAGGCAGAGACGGAAATTGAGGGTCTTCTGTACAAGATCACAAAGAATCTGCAGTACATCATGAAGTTTATAATTAGATCGAGGATACTTTTTGCTGAAATGAATGACAACAAggacagaatattttttgaacagAGCCTAGATGACTTACTCACATCattcaagaatttaattgcatGCCCCAATAATTTACTTCGCTCTCAAGGTGCCACCCTCAAGTATTTGCATGTAATTGTATCTGACCTGATGCAAGTCTACAGTCCCATTAGACTGAG TCAATTCATCGTTGATATTATCATGAACATTCCACCGGGACGATTGACACAGTCAAAAATGATGTGTATAAAGGATATGATTGATTCAAAGCTCTTCAAACTGCCAGAATGTCGTTCAATAATCTTGCCAGTGTTTTGTCAGCAAATTAAGGAGAAATTGGAGAGCAAGGAGGAG ggTGATGTAATGTCAGAATTATGGCAacagcaaaagaatttaacaaaGGCCGCTAAGGTACTGGgtgaattaaaatcaaatctaCACACGCGTGAATCAACAGCCAAGACCAAG ATTGCTGAGTGTGTCAATATAATGAATAATATTCTGGGATTACTCTTCCGGAAAGATATTGGATCAACAGTCCATGATATCAGGGATATTATGTTCATCCTCTTGCGTACGGTGATTCAGTCATCCATCCAAATGGATCGGGATAATCCACTTGTGGGAAATTTGGTGGCAATAATGCTTGGAATTTTCCGTAGTATGCGCCAAGAGCACTATACGTGGTATGTGAATCACTTTGCCACCAAATACGACCTCATGGACTTTCTCACGGAGATTCTGCATGTGTTCAAGGATTTGGTGTCATATCCTGTGTTCCCAAGTGATTGGATGGATATGATAATGCATCAGAATATTGTTATTCTCGAGAGTCTCAAGCACTTTACAAATATCATCCTTGAGAAGTTCTTTGTGCCGTTTGAGAAGCAAGTTTGGTCGAATTTCTTCCATTGCTCCATTGCCTTTCTCATTCAGCCGTCGCTGCAGTTGGATCAATTCACggaaaataaaacatccaCAATACTCCTACGGTATCGCGATATACGCAAGGAGACAGCCATTGAAATAAGGAAAATGTGGTTTAGCTTGggtgagaataaaattcaatttgtaccCCAACTTGTGGGGCCATTGCTTGAGATGAGTCTCATACCAGAGCCAGAACTTCGTCAGGCCACCATACCCATCTTCTTTGACATGATGCAAGCGGAATATTGTAGCTCGCGATATATATCGGAAAGTTATGGGGATACACGTCGCAATAACAGCCACTACAAGGGGAATTTCAATGACTTTGAGAATGagatgattgaaaaattggaCATCCTTGTTGAGGGTGGGCGTGGGGATAACGAGTACAAGGACATGTTCTACAGCATCATGATGGAGAATTGTTGCAATCACAATACATTGAGTGGCGATGGGAAGAAGTTCGTGATGATTGCGACGAAATTGATGGAGAGGTTGCTTGAGTATCGCTGCATCATCCATGATGAGAGTAAGGAGAACAGGATGGCGTGTACCGTGAGTTTGCTCCAATTCTACTCCGGGGTGAATCGAAAGGAAATGTACATACGCTATGTGAATAAACTCTGTGATTTACATATGGAATTCGACAACTACACCGAAGCTGCTTTCACACTCAAGCTCCACAGCAATCTTCTCATGTGGAATGACACAGCCCTATCGTCCTTGTTGCGTTCACAACGGCATCCAATGTGCCAGACACACAGACAGCTCAAGGAGGCACTCTATCATGAGATTATTGACTACTTCGATCAGGGAAAGATGTGGGAAACCGCCCTGACCATGTGCAAAGAACTAGCGGAGCAGTATGAGAATAAGGTGTATGACTACATGAGCCTAAGTAGCATTCATCGGAAAATGGCGGATTTCTTTGAGAAGATTCTCAAGGAAATGCGGCATGAGAGTGAATATTTCCGTGTTGCCTTCTACGGACTCAAATTCCCCGAATTCCTGCGAAATAAGGTTTTCATCTACCGCGGGAAGGAGTACGAGAGACTGAGTGATTTTTGCACGAGAATACTCACGCAACATCCTGCAGCTGAACTAATGCAAACCCTCACAACACCCGGAATGGATATTACCCACAGCGATGGGCAGTTTATCCAAGTGAACAGTGTTGAGCCCATTATGGCGGAAGAGAATGAGCGGTAtgaggagaaaattgttgCACAGCAAATTCTCAAATACTATCAGACGAataatgtgcaaaaattcaaattttcccgCCCATATCGCGATGGGAAATCAACGGCGGGTGATTCAGTGGCAAATCTCTGGCTAGAGCGTACAATTATGAAGACCACAGACAGTCTTCCGGGGATTCTGCGATGGTTCCCAGTGGAGTCGACGGAAACCTTCAAAATATCCCCGATTGAGCATGCCATTGAAACCATGGAGGCTACAAATAAGTTCATAAGGAATTTAGTTATTGCACACCGAGACGATGAGACACTGCCAATAAATCCATTGAGTATGAAGATCAATGGGATTGTCGATCCAGCTGTAATGGGGGGTTTCCGGAAGTACGAAGAGGCCTTCCTTACGGATGAGTACCTGGAACAAAATCCAAGCAATGTGCATTTTGTGGTGAAACTCAAGGAATTAATTGCACAGCAAATCCCAATTTTGGAGATTGCACTGCAGGTACACCGAGCAAAGGCACCGAGATCGCTCATTCCATTCCATGAGCGTCTTGAGAAGTGTTTCTTCGAGATGCAGGCCAAGGTTGAGATTAAATACGGCAAAAGG ACTTGTGACTTGAAGTTTGATCGTGAATTCGTGACAATGCGCAGAGGGATGTCAGCACAGATGAGCTTAGATTCAAATCGACTTTCAGAAACGAGCATGGGATCAAATGA TGGCCTTTCTAAATCAATGCAGCCCAATCGATCGCAAACGAGCTCAATTAAATCCACATTTGCCAATTTTAACTTCAATGCTGCTAATTTGACAAG ATTGATCGGGAATCACTCAACGTGA